From a single Oceanobacillus kimchii X50 genomic region:
- the cysK gene encoding cysteine synthase A codes for MKVSDNITGLIGGTPIVKLHNVTDDDSADVYVKLEFMNPGSSVKDRIAIAMVEAAEQGGKLKEGDTIIEPTSGNTGIGLAMVAAAKGYRAVLVMPDTMSQERRNLLRAYGAELVLTPGAEGMKGAIGKAVELQKENGYFMPQQFSNPANPDIHEKTTGKEIVEQMKDGLDGFVSGIGTGGTITGAGKVLKNHFDNVKLYAVEPADSPVLSGGTPGPHKIQGIGAGFKPDVLDTAIYDEVLTISNEEAYEAARKVATTNGILGGISSGAAVAAAVKVAKKLGKGKKVLAILPDNGERYLSTPLYQFDEQ; via the coding sequence ATGAAGGTCTCTGATAATATTACAGGTTTAATCGGTGGGACACCAATTGTTAAATTACACAATGTTACAGATGATGATAGCGCAGATGTATACGTAAAGTTAGAGTTTATGAATCCTGGTAGTTCTGTGAAAGATCGTATTGCTATTGCGATGGTTGAAGCAGCTGAACAAGGTGGTAAACTAAAAGAAGGCGACACGATTATTGAACCAACTAGTGGAAATACTGGTATTGGTCTGGCGATGGTAGCAGCAGCTAAAGGATACCGTGCTGTTCTAGTAATGCCAGATACGATGAGTCAGGAACGTAGAAACCTCCTTCGTGCTTATGGTGCTGAACTAGTCCTAACTCCTGGAGCTGAGGGAATGAAAGGTGCAATTGGCAAAGCGGTAGAATTACAAAAAGAGAATGGTTATTTTATGCCGCAACAATTTAGCAATCCTGCTAATCCAGATATACATGAAAAAACAACTGGTAAAGAAATTGTGGAACAGATGAAAGATGGTCTAGATGGGTTTGTATCCGGAATTGGTACTGGTGGAACAATTACAGGGGCAGGTAAAGTACTAAAAAATCATTTTGATAATGTTAAGTTATACGCTGTGGAGCCAGCTGACTCTCCAGTACTTTCAGGTGGAACTCCAGGGCCACATAAAATACAAGGAATCGGTGCAGGATTTAAACCTGATGTGTTAGATACTGCAATTTATGATGAAGTTTTAACAATTTCTAACGAGGAAGCATATGAAGCAGCTAGGAAAGTTGCAACTACCAACGGAATATTGGGAGGTATTTCCTCAGGTGCGGCGGTTGCTGCAGCAGTTAAGGTAGCGAAAAAGTTAGGTAAAGGCAAGAAAGTGCTTGCTATTTTACCAGATAATGGTGAGCGTTACTTATCAACACCGTTATATCAATTTGATGAACAGTAA
- the folP gene encoding dihydropteroate synthase translates to MGILNVTPDSFSDGGSYSTVDKAVNQALELEKQGADIIDIGGESTRPGYTPISAKEELDRIVPVIRILKDKLSIPISVDTFKAETAQKALEAGADIINDIWGAKKDPEMAKVVAKYNAPIILMHNRNEENYRDFMEDVKSDLLESIQIAKNAGITDDNIILDPGVGFAKSMEQNMEVVRELHQLVDLGYPVLLATSRKRFIGHVLDVPADERDVGTAATTVIGVQQGAHIVRVHNVHINAEAAQIADAIYEKGVSKNG, encoded by the coding sequence ATGGGAATACTAAATGTAACTCCGGATTCCTTTTCAGATGGAGGAAGTTATTCAACTGTAGATAAAGCTGTGAACCAAGCTTTGGAATTAGAAAAACAGGGCGCAGATATTATCGATATAGGAGGAGAATCAACACGACCAGGTTACACTCCAATATCTGCTAAAGAAGAGCTAGATCGAATTGTTCCAGTTATACGTATCCTTAAAGACAAATTAAGCATTCCAATATCGGTAGATACCTTTAAAGCAGAGACTGCTCAAAAAGCTTTAGAGGCAGGAGCAGATATTATTAATGATATATGGGGAGCGAAAAAAGATCCGGAAATGGCAAAGGTTGTAGCTAAATATAATGCTCCGATTATTTTAATGCATAATCGTAATGAAGAAAATTATAGAGACTTTATGGAAGATGTAAAATCCGATTTATTGGAAAGTATCCAAATAGCAAAAAATGCAGGGATTACCGATGACAACATCATTCTTGACCCTGGTGTAGGATTTGCTAAAAGCATGGAACAGAATATGGAAGTAGTACGAGAGCTACATCAATTAGTCGACCTAGGCTATCCTGTACTATTAGCAACTTCACGAAAAAGATTTATTGGACATGTATTAGATGTTCCTGCAGATGAACGTGATGTTGGTACGGCTGCTACCACGGTCATCGGAGTGCAACAAGGAGCTCATATAGTACGAGTGCATAATGTACATATCAATGCGGAAGCTGCCCAGATCGCAGATGCTATCTATGAAAAAGGAGTATCTAAAAATGGATAA